In Salmo salar chromosome ssa03, Ssal_v3.1, whole genome shotgun sequence, a single genomic region encodes these proteins:
- the LOC106599328 gene encoding tiggy-winkle hedgehog protein-like — MDMMLMSIRLALVGFICLSLVSAGFACGPGRGYGKRRHPKKLKPLAYKQFIPNVAEKTLGASGKYEGKITRNSERFKDLTPNYNPDIIFKDEENTNADRLMTQRCKDKLNSLAISVMNQWPGVKLRVTEGWDEDGHHFEESLHYEGRAVDITTSDRDKNKYGMLSRLAVEAGFDWVNYESKAHIHCSVKAENSVAAKSGGCFPGSASVLLEDGQSKLVKELEVGDKVLAADKEGHIVSSDFLMFMDRDPVTSREFYVFETEKPNRKLRLTPAHLVFVTNNVTDGDMTAVFASNVKPGQQVFVVDEALDHLKAVTVERIYVEEYEGSYAPVTSQGTIIVDHVLASCYAVIEDHKWAHWAFAPVRLGHSLMSLTGLVKEREEIPQRDGIDWYSDILYHIGTFLLDRNSFHPLGMSQS; from the exons ATGGACATGATGCTGATGTCGATAAGACTTGCGCTTGTGGGCTTCATCTGCCTGTCTTTAGTATCCGCTGGTTTCGCCTGTGGTCCAGGTAGGGGATATGGAAAACGAAGACATCCGAAAAAACTGAAGCCTTTGGCTTACAAGCAGTTCATTCCCAACGTGGCAGAGAAGACCCTTGGGGCCAGTGGCAAATACGAAGGGAAGATCACAAGGAACTCTGAAAGATTTAAAGACCTGACACCAAACTACAATCCTGACATTATTTTCAAAGATGAGGAAAACACTAATGCTGACAGACTTATGACACAG AGATGTAAGGACAAACTGAACTCGTTGGCTATTTCAGTCATGAATCAGTGGCCGGGAGTGAAGCTGCGGGTGACAGAAGGCTGGGACGAGGATGGACACCATTTCGAGGAATCTTTACACTATGAAGGAAGGGCTGTGGATATCACCACCTCTGACAGAGATAAAAACAAGTATGGAATGTTATCCCGGCTCGCGGTGGAGGCGGGATTCGACTGGGTCAATTATGAATCCAAAGCCCATATTCATTGTTCTGTGAAAGCAG AAAACTCAGTTGCTGCCAAATCGGGTGGCTGCTTCCCAGGATCCGCCTCAGTTCTTCTCGAGGATGGTCAGAGCAAGCTGGTAAAGGAACTGGAGGTGGGCGACAAAGTGTTAGCTGCAGACAAAGAAGGACATATTGTATCTAGCGATTTCCTTATGTTCATGGACAGAGATCCAGTAACAAGTCGAGAATTTTATGTTTTTGAAACGGAGAAGCCCAACAGAAAGTTAAGACTGACGCCGGCACACCTTGTCTTCGTCACCAATAACGTTACAGATGGCGATATGACTGCAGTGTTTGCCAGTAATGTAAAACCTGGGCAACAGGTGTTTGTCGTGGACGAGGCACTAGACCACCTAAAGGCAGTCACTGTGGAAAGGATTTACGTGGAAGAATACGAGGGATCGTATGCCCCAGTGACTTCACAAGGAACCATCATAGTTGACCATGTTTTGGCGAGCTGTTACGCGGTAATCGAGGACCACAAATGGGCGCACTGGGCCTTTGCACCAGTCCGGTTGGGTCACTCGTTGATGTCTTTGACAGGTCTAGTCAAAGAGCGCGAGGAAATCCCTCAGAGAGATGGAATAGACTGGTACTCAGACATTCTATACCACATAGGGACATTTCTGCTGGACAGAAACTCCTTTCATCCTCTTGGAATGTCACAAAGTTGA